One segment of Coffea arabica cultivar ET-39 chromosome 7c, Coffea Arabica ET-39 HiFi, whole genome shotgun sequence DNA contains the following:
- the LOC113699915 gene encoding uncharacterized protein yields the protein MAPPRSIKEVQRLTGRMAALNRFLSRSAVRGLPFFRILKAPKDFQWTEECQKAFTDLKAYLAELPTLTPQEQRETLFLYLSTCSEVVSAVLVREDRRAQKPIYYVSRALQGSETRYTPAEKLVLALVHTARKLRPYFQPHSIVVMTDQPLRQILTKPEVSDRMTKWAVELAEHDIGYQSRTAIKAQALTDFLAEGASLSMAEPSSPPKEARPEEPWVLFVDGASGKEGSGAGLLLTSPTREELTYALRFDFPASNNEAEYEALLTGLRIAHQMGITAIKIRSNSQLVIHQVRGEYEAKEDVMKKYLVKVREAITLFDAFEIERVPRSQNKRADTLSKLASSSFAHLSKEVLVEVVKQKSIDQIRVFAIASPASWMTPLVDFLGSDVLPGDKIETRQLQFRTVRYTYAGETLYRRSYLSPWLKCVTPEEGDYVLREVHEGLCAAHVGSQVLAKKCLL from the coding sequence ATGGCCCCTCCGAGGAGCATAAAGGAGGTCCAGCGGCTCACGGGTCGGATGGCCGCCCTGAATAGATTTCTCTCGCGCTCAGCGGTGAGGGGGCTACCCTTCTTTCGGATCCTGAAAGCGCCTAAGGATTTTCAATGGACTGAAGAATGCCAGAAAGCCTTCACTGACCTGAAAGCGTATCTAGCCGAGCTACCCACCCTGACCCCCCAGGAGCAGAGGGAAACCTTGTTCCTATACTTGTCCACTTGCAGCGAGGTCGTTAGCGCGGTTCTGGTCCGGGAGGATAGGAGGGCTCAGAAGCCAATATACTATGTCAGCCGAGCTTTACAGGGGTCGGAAACGCGGTATACACCGGCGGAAAAATTGGTCCTTGCCCTGGTGCACACCGCCCGGAAACTCCGACCTTACTTCCAACCCCACAGTATTGTAGTCATGACCGATCAGCCCTTGCGACAGATACTCACAAAACCTGAGGTCTCGGACAGGATGACCAAGTGGGCCGTCGAACTGGCCGAGCACGACATCGGCTATCAGTCTCGCACTGCTATCAAAGCTCAGGCCCTGACAGACTTCCTTGCTGAGGGAGCAAGTTTGTCCATGGCTGAGCCAAGCTCTCCGCCCAAGGAGGCACGGCCGGAAGAGCCGTGGGTACTATTCGTAGACGGGGCCTCGGGTAAGGAAGGAAGTGGGGCCGGCCTGCTGCTCACCTCGCCGACTAGGGAAGAGCTGACCTACGCGCTCAGATTCGACTTCCCGGCATCCAACAATGAGGCTGAGTACGAGGCCCTATTGACGGGATTGCGGATAGCCCACCAGATGGGTATAACCGCGATCAAAATCCGGAGCAACTCTCAACTCGTGATCCACCAAGTCCGCGGGGAGTATGAGGCCAAGGAGGACGTCATGAAAAAATACTTAGTTAAGGTACGAGAGGCAATAACCCTGTTCGATGCCTTTGAAATCGAGCGAGTGCCGAGATCACAGAATAAGCGCGCGGACACCCTGTCGAAACTTGCGTCCTCCTCGTTTGCTCATCTGAGTAAGGAAGTCTTGGTAGAGGTGGTCAAGCAAAAAAGCATTGACCAGATCCGGGTCTTTGCTATAGCCAGCCCGGCCTCCTGGATGACTCCCCTTGTGGATTTTCTCGGCTCAGATGTCCTTCCCGGGGACAAAATCGAAACTCGTCAACTCCAGTTCAGAACTGTTAGGTACACCTACGCCGGGGAGACCCTATACAGGAGGTCGTATCTATCTCCCTGGCTAAAGTGCGTGACTCCTGAGGAAGGCGACTATGTCCTCCGTGAAGTTCACGAAGGCTTATGTGCGGCACATGTGGGATCCCAGGTGTTGGCCAAAAAGTGCCTTCTCTAG
- the LOC140010702 gene encoding uncharacterized protein, protein MGDSSLRTPSGAGAKSSGLANISHQSVTPRPTVSTTPRTATHKTLFSLTYGAEAVVPVEIGLPSPRTQNFVAAANEEELRCNLDMLEAKREEAAIRMAKYKSQLARYHNVKVRNMQYQSGDLVLRKNSVSRAHSSNKLDPNWEGPYKVLEASRAGYCRLAKLDGAEVPRTWHFSNLRLFVG, encoded by the exons ATGGGCGATAGTTCGCTGAGAACCCCTTCAGGAGCTGGTGCGAAGAGCTCGGGATTAGCCAATATTTCACATCAGTCAGTCACCCCCAGGCCAACGGTCAG CACGACGCCAAGGACGGCCACCCACAAGACCCTGTTCTCCCTAACTTATGGGGCAGAAGCGGTGGTACCAGTGGAGATCGGCCTCCCCTCGCCTCGGACACAGAACTTCGTTGCGGCAGCCAACGAAGAAGAACTGAGGTGTAACTTGGATATGTTGGAGGCCAAACGTGAGGAAGCGGCGATTCGGATGGCTAAGTATAAAAGCCAGCTCGCCCGCTATCATAACGTGAAGGTGAGGAACATGCAGTACCAGTCAGGAGATCTTGTCTTAAGAAAGAACTCTGTCAGCCGCGCTCATAGTTCCAACAAGCTCGACCCGAATTGGGAGGGGCCGTATAAAGTCTTGGAGGCGAGTCGAGCTGGGTACTGCAGGCTTGCCAAATTGGATGGAGCGGAGGTACCACGCACTTGGCACTTCTCGAACTTGCGATTGTTTGTAGGATAG